In a genomic window of Vigna angularis cultivar LongXiaoDou No.4 chromosome 6, ASM1680809v1, whole genome shotgun sequence:
- the LOC108342217 gene encoding 54S ribosomal protein L17, mitochondrial: MKMSLVRPLLTRRGFSTSSENLVASVLFERLPVVIPKIDPVVYAFQEFSFRWRQQYQRRYPDEFLDKSDARGKGDYQIDYVPAPRFTEADKNNDKRSLQRALDRRLYLLVYGNAHGAPSGKPVWHFPEKVYDSEDTMRKCAESALESIIGDLSNTYFVGNAPMGHMVVQPTEDQSGSTSYKRFFFKSQVIAKNKFNIAKCEDFVWVTKDELMEYFPEHAEFFNKMIIS, encoded by the exons ATGAAGATGTCATTGGTTCGACCTCTCTTGACAAGGCGAGGATTCAGCACAAGCTCTGAGAACCTTGTTGCTTCTGTGCTCTTTGAGAGACTGCCAGTGGTCATCCCCAAAATTGACCCTGTAGTTTACGCATTTCAAGAATTCTC GTTTCGGTGGCGACAACAATATCAACGCAGATATCCTGATGAATTTCTAGACAAATCTGATGCAAG GGGAAAAGGTGATTATCAGATTGACTATGTGCCAGCACCAAGATTCACCGAAGCTGACAAAAACAATGACAAAAG GTCATTACAACGAGCTCTTGATAGAAGACTCTACCTTCTCGTCTATGGTAATGCACATGGGGCTCCTAGTGGAAAGCCTGTGTGGCATTTTCCTGAGAAAGTTTATGACTCTGAGGATACCATGCGCAAG tGTGCAGAGTCTGCATTGGAATCAATCATAGGAGATCTTTCTAATACATATTTTGTTGGAAACGCTCCAATGGGCCATATGGTTGTTCAGCCTACAGAAGATCAGTCTGGATCCACATCTTATAAG AGATTCTTCTTCAAGTCTCAAGTAATCGctaaaaacaagttcaacattGCGAAGTGTGAGGATTTTGTCTGGGTGACAAAGGATGAATTGATGGAGTATTTTCCTGAGCATGCtgaattttttaacaaaatgatCATTAGCTGA
- the LOC108342350 gene encoding protein SRG1-like isoform X1, whose translation MEALLSKRVQEMVRNGEEPPPPYVRRDVNYTQIVPSTLCSPPIIDFGLISSSTPLTKQKEELQKLRSALSSWGCFQAINHGTSSTLLDKVREVAREFFTQPMEQKKIISKGVKEFEGYGADPVPEEGQFLDWSDRLCLDVYPENRRKSSLWPENPSSFRKIVEEYTANLRGNKSYF comes from the exons ATGGAAGCACTGTTATCCAAGCGTGTACAAGAAATGGTGAGGAATGGTGAGGAACCACCTCCACCTTATGTTCGTAGAGATGTTAACTATACACAAATCGTGCCTTCAACGTTATGTTCACCACCCATCATTGATTTTGGGCTCATATCTTCATCAACACCATTAACCAAACAAAAAGAAGAGCTGCAAAAGCTAAGATCAGCTCTCTCCTCTTGGGGATGCTTCCAG GCAATAAACCATGGCACATCAAGCACACTTTTGGACAAGGTTCGTGAAGTTGCAAGGGAATTTTTTACGCAGCCAATGGAACAAAAGAAGATAATTTCCAAAGGGGTGAAAGAATTTGAAGGGTATGGTGCGGATCCAGTTCCCGAAGAAGGTCAGTTTTTAGATTGGTCAGATCGTTTGTGCCTTGATGTATACCCTGAAAATAGAAGGAAGTCAAGTTTGTGGCCAGAAAATCCATCATCTTTTAG GAAAATTGTGGAAGAATACACAGCAAATCTGAGAGGCAACAAATCTTATTTCTAG
- the LOC108342350 gene encoding protein SRG1-like isoform X2, with product MEALLSKRVQEMVRNGEEPPPPYVRRDVNYTQIVPSTLCSPPIIDFGLISSSTPLTKQKEELQKLRSALSSWGCFQAINHGTSSTLLDKVREVAREFFTQPMEQKKIISKGVKEFEGYGADPVPEEGKLWKNTQQI from the exons ATGGAAGCACTGTTATCCAAGCGTGTACAAGAAATGGTGAGGAATGGTGAGGAACCACCTCCACCTTATGTTCGTAGAGATGTTAACTATACACAAATCGTGCCTTCAACGTTATGTTCACCACCCATCATTGATTTTGGGCTCATATCTTCATCAACACCATTAACCAAACAAAAAGAAGAGCTGCAAAAGCTAAGATCAGCTCTCTCCTCTTGGGGATGCTTCCAG GCAATAAACCATGGCACATCAAGCACACTTTTGGACAAGGTTCGTGAAGTTGCAAGGGAATTTTTTACGCAGCCAATGGAACAAAAGAAGATAATTTCCAAAGGGGTGAAAGAATTTGAAGGGTATGGTGCGGATCCAGTTCCCGAAGAAG GAAAATTGTGGAAGAATACACAGCAAATCTGA
- the LOC108341027 gene encoding uncharacterized protein LOC108341027 isoform X1 — MAALISKRLLRCSSGSLPSLGRCYFNSPNAASAPFYQSRYVYSRLSGERLLSAESCLVRSMIQQFSTSILTPVPDESAFPSDLLSKKALATSERTIGLCQDLLIPVTNFHNEDKGFMVLPGDVFDLPIRKDIIHRVVRWQLAKRQQGTHSTKTISEVSGTGRKPWNQKGTGRARHGSLRGPQFRGGATMHGPKPRSHAFKVNKKVRRLGLKIALSARAAEGKLLVFEDLEVLTHKTKNIVKYYNQMESTKKLLLVDGGPIDEKLKLSTQNLHYVNILPSIGLNVYSILLHDTLVMSQAAVNKIVERMRTPINR; from the exons ATGGCGGCGTTAATTTCCAAAAGGCTACTACGTTGTTCTTCTGGGTCCTTGCCTTCACTGGGACGATGCTACTTTAATTCACCTAATGCTGCGTCTGCCCCTTTTTATCAATCACGTT ATGTATACAGCAGATTATCTGGGGAAAGACTCCTTTCTGCAGAATCTTGTTTG GTCAGATCAATGATCCAACAATTTTCTACTTCTATTTTAACTCCTGTGCCTGATGAGAGCGCATTTCCGTCCGATTTATTGTCCAAGAAGGCTCTAGCAACATCTGAGCGTACTATAG GGCTTTGCCAGGATCTTTTAATTCCAGTTACCAACTTTCATAATGAAGACAAGGGCTTTATGGTGTTACCTGGAGATGTTTTTGATTTGCCTATTCGGAAGGACATTATTCATCGTGTCGTTAGGTGGCAGCTTGCAAAACGACAACAG GGGACTCATTCAACAAAAACTATAAGTGAGGTCAGTGGGACTGGAAGAAAGCCTTGGAATCAAAAGGGAACTGGTAGAGCAAGGCATGGTTCATTGCGTGGGCCTCAG TTCAGGGGTGGTGCCACTATGCATGGCCCCAAGCCTCGAAGCCATGCTTTCAAAGTCAATAAGAAGGTTCGGCGTCTAGGGCTAAAGATTGCCTTGTCCGCTCGTGCAGCAGAAGGAAAG CTTCTTGTGTTTGAGGATCTGGAGGTTCTCACacataaaaccaaaaacattGTGAAGTATTACAATCAAATGGAGAGCACCAAGAAACTTCTGCTTGTGGATGGCGGGCCTATAgatgaaaagttaaaattatcTACACAAAATCTACACTATGTTAACATACTTCCCTCCATT GGCTTGAATGTCTACAGCATTTTGCTGCATGACACATTGGTGATGTCCCAAGCTGCGGTGAACAAAATTGTTGAGCGGATGCGTACTCCAATTAATCGTTGA
- the LOC108341027 gene encoding uncharacterized protein LOC108341027 isoform X2: MIQQFSTSILTPVPDESAFPSDLLSKKALATSERTIGLCQDLLIPVTNFHNEDKGFMVLPGDVFDLPIRKDIIHRVVRWQLAKRQQGTHSTKTISEVSGTGRKPWNQKGTGRARHGSLRGPQFRGGATMHGPKPRSHAFKVNKKVRRLGLKIALSARAAEGKLLVFEDLEVLTHKTKNIVKYYNQMESTKKLLLVDGGPIDEKLKLSTQNLHYVNILPSIGLNVYSILLHDTLVMSQAAVNKIVERMRTPINR, encoded by the exons ATGATCCAACAATTTTCTACTTCTATTTTAACTCCTGTGCCTGATGAGAGCGCATTTCCGTCCGATTTATTGTCCAAGAAGGCTCTAGCAACATCTGAGCGTACTATAG GGCTTTGCCAGGATCTTTTAATTCCAGTTACCAACTTTCATAATGAAGACAAGGGCTTTATGGTGTTACCTGGAGATGTTTTTGATTTGCCTATTCGGAAGGACATTATTCATCGTGTCGTTAGGTGGCAGCTTGCAAAACGACAACAG GGGACTCATTCAACAAAAACTATAAGTGAGGTCAGTGGGACTGGAAGAAAGCCTTGGAATCAAAAGGGAACTGGTAGAGCAAGGCATGGTTCATTGCGTGGGCCTCAG TTCAGGGGTGGTGCCACTATGCATGGCCCCAAGCCTCGAAGCCATGCTTTCAAAGTCAATAAGAAGGTTCGGCGTCTAGGGCTAAAGATTGCCTTGTCCGCTCGTGCAGCAGAAGGAAAG CTTCTTGTGTTTGAGGATCTGGAGGTTCTCACacataaaaccaaaaacattGTGAAGTATTACAATCAAATGGAGAGCACCAAGAAACTTCTGCTTGTGGATGGCGGGCCTATAgatgaaaagttaaaattatcTACACAAAATCTACACTATGTTAACATACTTCCCTCCATT GGCTTGAATGTCTACAGCATTTTGCTGCATGACACATTGGTGATGTCCCAAGCTGCGGTGAACAAAATTGTTGAGCGGATGCGTACTCCAATTAATCGTTGA
- the LOC108343438 gene encoding protein STRUBBELIG-RECEPTOR FAMILY 8, with protein MPAHPSSLSPSLAFIFLSLLPLSLANTDPTDVQALEVMYNALNSSTQLTGWRIGGGDPCGESWKGVICEGSAVVSIELSGLGLDGTLGYLLSDLMSLRKLDLSDNKIHDTIPYQLPPNLTSLNLARNNLSGNLPYSFSAMGSLNYLNLSNNALSMAVGDVFANLSDLDILDLSFNNFSGDLPPSFGSLANLSSLFLQKNQLTGSLSVLVGLPLDTLNVANNNFSGWLPREITSIRLFIYDGNSFENTPAPLPPAVTSPPSGSRNHHHSGSGSHNKTQASDNENSDGHTGLKVGAVVGIVLGSIVVAAIVLLAFIFCIQKQKGKKKGARNFSGSLPRGVINVTPQMQEQRVKSSNVVTDLKPRPAENVSVERLPTKSGSVRHMKSPITSTSYTIASLQSATNSFSQEFIIGEGSLGRVYKADFPNGKEMAIKKIDNSALSLQEEDNFLEAVSNMSRLRHPNIVTLTGYCAEHGQRLLVYEYIGNGNLHDMLHFAEENSGKALSWNSRVRIALGTARALEYLHEVCLPSVVHRNFKSANILLDEELNPHLSDCGLAALTPNTERQVSTQMVGSFGYSAPEFALSGVYTVKSDVYSFGVVMLELLTGRKPLDSSRIRSEQSLVRWATPQLHDIDALAKMVDPTLNGMYPAKSLSRFADIIALCVQPEPEFRPPMSEVVQALVRLVQRASVVKRRPSDESGIGHKTPEHEAIDMSF; from the exons ATGCCTGCCCATCCTTCCTCCCTTTCTCCCTCCCTCGCTTTCAtcttcctttctcttcttcctctttccctCGCCAACACTGATCCTACTGATG TTCAAGCTCTCGAGGTTATGTACAATGCGTTGAATAGTTCAACTCAGTTAACGGGTTGGAGAATCGGTGGTGGTGATCCATGTGGAGAGTCATGGAAAGGGGTAATTTGTGAAGGTTCAGCCGTTGTTTCCAT TGAGCTCTCAGGATTAGGACTCGATGGGACTCTGGGGTACCTGCTTTCGGACCTTATGTCACTCAGAAAGCT TGACTTGAGTGACAACAAGATCCATGATACAATTCCCTACCAGTTGCCGCCAAATCTTACAAGCCT GAATCTTGCAAGAAACAATTTATCTGGAAATCTTCCGTATTCCTTTTCTGCTATGGGTTCTCTCAATTATTT GAATTTAAGCAATAATGCACTGTCCATGGCAGTTGGCGATGTTTTTGCTAATCTTTCAGATCTAGATATCCT GGATCTATCATTCAATAACTTCTCGGGGGATCTTCCTCCTTCATTTGGTTCACTGGCCAATCTTTCTTCCCT TTTCTTGCAGAAAAACCAGTTGACTGGTTCTCTTAGTGTTCTCGTCGGTTTGCCTTTGGATACTTT AAATGTTGCGAACAATAATTTCAGTGGATGGCTACCTCGTGAAATTACTTCCATACGTCTTTTCAT ATATGATGGAAATTCATTTGAGAACACTCCTGCTCCTCTTCCACCAGCAGTAACTTCTCCTCCCAGTGGATCCCGTAATCATCATCATTCTGGATCTGGCTCACATAATAAAACACAAGCCTCTGATAATGAAAATTCTGATGGTCACACGGGTTTGAAAGTGGGGGCTGTTGTCGGCATTGTGTTAGGTTCCATAGTGGTGGCTGCCATTGTGCTGCTTGCTTTTATTTTCTGCATCCAAAAGCAAAAGGGGAAGAAAAAGGGTGCAAGGAATTTTAGTGGGAGCCTTCCTCGTGGAGTTATTAATG TTACTCCTCAGATGCAAGAGCAGAGGGTAAAGAGTTCTAATGTTGTTACAGACCTGAAGCCTCGCCCAGCAGAAAATGTATCAGTTGAGAGATTACCTACTAAAAGTGGATCAGTACGGCATATGAAGTCCCCTATAACTTCAACATCGTACACCATTGCTTCTCTCCAAAGTGCTACAAATAGCTTTAGTCAAGAATTTATAATCGGTGAAGGTTCTCTAGGCCGTGTTTACAAGGCTGATTTCCCAAATGGGAAG GAAATGGCTATCAAGAAGATCGACAACTCTGCACTGTCATTACAGGAGGAAGACAATTTTCTTGAAGCTGTTTCAAATATGTCGCGCCTGCGGCACCCGAACATTGTGACATTGACTGGATATTGTGCTGAACATGGCCAACGACTTCTAGTTTATGAGTATATAGGAAATGGAAATCTGCATGACATGCTCCATTTTGCTGAAGAAAACAGTGGCAAGGCTTTGTCTTGGAATTCTCGTGTTCGCATAGCACTTGGCACAGCCCGGGCATTAGA GTACTTGCATGAAGTGTGTTTGCCCTCTGTTGTGCATAGAAATTTCAAATCAGCAAATATATTACTTGATGAGGAGCTAAATCCTCACCTGTCTGACTGTGGTTTAGCTGCTTTGACACCAAACACAGAGCGGCAG GTATCGACTCAGATGGTCGGTTCATTTGGTTACAGTGCTCCTGAGTTTGCATTATCAGGAGTATACACTGTAAAAAGTGATGTTTACAGCTTTGGGGTGGTTATGCTGGAATTGTTGACTGGTCGGAAGCCGCTAGACAG TTCACGAATTCGATCAGAGCAGTCACTTGTGAGGTGGGCTACACCCCAACTCCATGATATAGATGCCTTGGCAAAAATGGTGGATCCTACTTTGAATGGCATGTATCCTGCAAAGTCACTGTCACGCTTTGCTGATATCATTGCCCTCTGTGTTCAG CCGGAACCTGAATTTCGACCTCCAATGTCTGAGGTGGTGCAAGCGTTGGTCCGACTAGTGCAAAGAGCAAGTGTGGTTAAAAGACGACCCAGTGACGAATCTGGCATTGGTCACAAGACCCCAGAACATGAGGCCATTGACATGTCATTTTAA